The Quercus robur chromosome 7, dhQueRobu3.1, whole genome shotgun sequence genome has a segment encoding these proteins:
- the LOC126691229 gene encoding uncharacterized protein LOC126691229, with protein sequence MYNGRTDSVEHVSHFNQRMVVHSKNEALMCKMFPSSLGPMAMRWFDGLGAGSVDSFKELTRAFGSRLITCNRVSWPLDSLLSMSMREWEILKTYSNRYREMFNEIEGDFDDVTIRTFKVGLLAEHDLRKYLTKKSVRSMRRLMDRIDEYKWVK encoded by the coding sequence atgtacaatggtcgaacAGACTCTGTGGAGCACGTAAGCCACTTCAACCAGAGAATGGTTGTGCACTCCAAGAATGAGGCATTGATGTGCAAGATGTTCCCCTCCAGTTTAGGGCctatggcgatgaggtggtttgatggcctAGGTGCAGGTTCCGTTGATTCCTTCAAGGAGCTCACCCGAGCGTTTGGATCTCGTTTGATCACGTGCAATAGGGTTTCTTGGCCCTTGGATTCCTTGTTATCCATGTCCATGCGAGAATGGGAGATCCTGAAAACATACTCGAACAGATATCgggagatgttcaatgagatcGAAGGGGATTTTGATGACGTGACTATAAGGACATTTAAGGTCGGCTTACTTGCCGAGCATGATTTGAGAAAGTACTTGACCAAGAAGTCGGTAAGGAGTATGCGTCGGCTTATGGATCGTATTGACGAATACAAGTGGGTCAAGTAA